The genomic interval GGTCAAACGTTTCCATGGTAGTTTTTTTATACTGAATTAATTAATTTCTCACCTCTCAAAAGGTTTAAAAAGTCTGTTAATATCCATATAATAGTGTTTGTTTTCTAATTTATACCAAATAATAGTTTTAAAGAATCAGGTTTACTTAATTTACATCTCATTTAAACCAATTGTATTTGTAAATGGAACAGCATAACTTATCAGCGGAAAACGCAGGGAGATTGAAGGATTTACTGGAAAAATTGACGGCTGATTCGGAGTTAATGCTCGGATACCCGGTATCGAAAGATTTTGATTATTCTGAACTGGCAAAATTTCTGAACTTTCCAATTAATAACCTTGGAGATCCTTTTGTGGCTTCCACCTATACTATAGGTACACGTGAAATGGAAAAGGAAGTATTGGAATTCTTTGCGTTATTGTTCAGGGCGCCGGTCAATAACTGGTGGGGATATGTGACTAATGGAGGCTCAGAAGGAAATCTTTATGGTTTATACCTCGCCAGGGAAATTCATCCTAAAGGGATGGTTTATTTTTCACAGGCTACACACTATAGCGTGCAGAAAAACCTGCACTTGTTAAATATGCCTAACATCGTAATCCGTACCCAGGCAAGCGGCGAGATTGATTATGAGGATCTCAGGGATACGATTAAAATGAACAGGCATATGCCTGTGATTATCTTTGCAAACATCGGAACTACCATGACCGAAGCCCGTGATGATGTCAGCAAAATCAGAAGTATTTTGCAGGATTTAGCTATACAACATTATTATATTCATGCAGATGGAGCGCTTTCAGGTAGCTATAGCGCATTTATAGAACCACGCCCGGCATTTGATTTCTCTGATGGCGCAGATAGTATCGCGATTAGCGGACATAAATTTATTGGCTCTCCGATTCCTTGTGGGGTAGTGGTAGTGAAAAAAAATAACCGCGACCGTATTGCCCGTTCGGTATCTTATACAGGCAGCATGGATACGACGATCACAGGATCGAGAAACGGGCATACACCTTTATTTTTATGGTATATGATTAAAAGCCTGGGATTGGAAGGGTTTAAAAAAAGGGCCTTACATAGTCTTGAAGTGGCTGCTTATGCAGAGATGAGGTTAAAAGAGATCGGTATCAATGCCTGGAGAAATCCGGATTCGATTACTGTTAATTTACCTGAACCAGCGGCAAAGATAAGGATCAAATGGCAGCTGGCTTTAGAGAATGGCTGGTGCCATATTATTTGTATGCCTAATGTAACTAAACATCAGGTTGATCAGTTGATAGGAGAAATAGCAGAAACTAATGTAATGTTATCTGTTTCTTAATTCTGAACAGGATATCATTCAAATCGAAAGGCTTACTGATAAAGTCGTCTGCATTACATTGCTGAAAAACGGTATCTGCCGAAGCATGTGCAGACATCACGATAATCGGTACGTCTTTGGTTTGCTGAGAAGTCCTGATTTCTTTGCATAATTCCAGACCATTTCCATCGGGAAGCATCACGTCCAGTAAATATAAATCAGGGATGCCATCTTTCATAGCAGCATGGAAGGAAGAAATATCCGGGAAAAGACGCACTTTATAACCTTCATCTTCTAATATGAACTCTATGATCTGTCTGATATCCTGATCATCTTCTACAACATGTATTTGCTTCATCATTTCTCAATAGGTTTCTAATAGAAATAGGCCCGCTTTTGTCCAATAGACTGAAACAGGCTGGCAGAGTATACTATTGATAGATTAGATGGCAAACCTTGTACCAAATAAGTGTTTTTCTTAAATTAAAAATTAAGGGGGTTGAACTTCCCGGTAAAACCCCCTTAATGAGAGCCGGCATCCACCGGTATGGAATAAATTATCTGCCCAAATATAAAACTGTCTCTCAGACTAAAAAATGACAAGGATCACTATTCAATTAATCGCATCTGTGTGGCTTTTTCTTAACTTTGCGCTAAGGCGACAGGGGAAACTCTAGTCTTCAGACAAAATCAAGACCAATGAAGATAATAACCATTTTAGGCTCCTGTTTGCTGTTTACAGCATTCAGTCTGATGAAAGTGAATGCTCAGCCTGCGCGCGAATTGTCAGAATTTCCATTACATGCACATTTTGTGCGCTCCAGTAAACCGATGCTCGTTTTTTTGACCGGCGATGGTGGGTGGAACAATTTTTCAGAATCAACGGTAAAAGAACTGGTTAGAAACGGATATCCAACGCTCGTATTGGATACCCGCAAATATTTCTGGACGCAGAAAACACCAGATCAGTTTGCAAAAGATATGCAGGTGATCCTGTCTTCTTATTTGAAAACGTGGAATAAAGCTTCTTTTTCTATGATTGGTTATTCTTTTGGGGCGGATGTTGCCGCTTTTGTCCCTTCCCGTTTACCCAGTCAGTTAGCAGAAAAACAAAATTCGCTGGTTTTGCTTTCTCCGGGTTTTTCTACCGGGTATGTAGTTAAGCTGAAAAACCTGCTGAATTTTGGTTCTACCGACAAAGAGAAATATAAAGTAAATCCGGAATTGTTGAAATCAGTAATTCCTGTATGGTGTATTTTTGGTAAGGAGGAAGAGAGTGAGTTTTATAAGGCTTTAAAGCCAACAGATAAAATACATAAAGTTACGATTCCTGGCTCGCATCGTTTTGATGATGATATTCCGCAGGTGATCAGAGCTATTATAAAAGGTCTGTAAAAAAGAAACGGGGATAAGTCTCCGACTCATCCCCGCTATCTAAATTAACGCTCTCATATATACAGACGCTCATATTTAAGCTTTATTGTATAAACCCAAAAATAAATCTGTTATTATTTTATAAGTCAAATCACAGATGAAACGTTAATTTAGCCACCAAATCCTATCATTATGAAGTTATATAGTCGTATCCTGTTTTTATCTGGCGCATTTTTACTAAGCCATTCGATGTTATTTGCACAACAAACTCCTGCGAAAGCACCGGATAGCAGCCTGAATACTTTGCAAATCAACAGAAAGAAGATCGATTCTCTGGACAAAAAGCTCATGCAGCTAATTGGCGAAAGGGAAAGAGCAGTCAAAGCAATAGGAGTTTACAAAGCCAAAAATAATATGCCGGCACTGCAGGCAGGACGCTTTAAACAAGTATTGGAAAAAAGTGTCATCGCAGGTGAAAAGGAAGGGTTATCTGCTACCTTTATTACCGAAATGATGAATGCCATCCATAAAGAAAGTCTGAGGATTGAAGATGAAATTAAATTAAACTTCCATGGCAAATAATGTAAATATCACTTCCAGCGGCATACAAAAGGTTTTGCGAAATTACAATGAAAAACAGGCGCTGGCTGAGTATATCTGGAATGGTTTTGATGCGAATGCCTATACTGTAGAAATCAACTATACCGCCAATGAACTTGGATTCATGGATCATCTGGAGATTTATGACAATGGTTATGGAATAAATTTTAAAAACCTGAAATTTAAGTTTGACCCTTTTTATGAATCGGAAAAGGCATTACAGCTTGCTGTGAACAGAAACCGTTCAGCAATGCACGGTAAAAACGGGGTGGGCAGGTTAACCTTTTTTAAATTCGCCAACGATGCCGAGTGGCAAACTACCTTTTTGCATAATAATGTGCTTAAAAGCGGCAGGATTATGATTGGGGTATCTACGCTGAATAATTATCAGGCTAATTTGCTGGATATACCTTTAAGTGAAAAGACGGGTACCAGGGTATTGTTCTCTAATATCAAGATTTTACGCGAGAATATGGAACAGGAGATCATTTCTTTTCTAAAAGCAGAGTTTTGCTGGTTTCTGGAATTGAATAAGAAAAGGAACTATGCCATTTTAATCAATGGTGTTCCGCTGGATTATTCTGATAACATTCAATATTATGAAGAGGATATTCTGTTAAAGGATGAAAGGACACAGACGCTGTTTAAATTGAAATTTGTTCAGTGGAAAGAGTCTTTGCATAAAGAACTATCAAAAGTCTATTATATCAATGAAAGGGGTGAGGAGAAATTTAAAGAATATACGACCCTGAATAAAAAAGCTGACGAATATTTTCACAGCGTATATATAGAAAGTGAATTCTTTACCGATTTCGATTTCAGCGGAACGGAGTTTGATACGCAGGTGAAATTATATAACCGGTCAAAATCATCACCGGAATACAAATTATTAAGCAAAAGAGTGAATGAGCTCCTGCGTGCTAAAAGAAAGTTTTTTCTGAAAGAATATTCCAGCAAACTGCTTCAGCGCTTTGAAAATGAAGGTGTACTTTCATTAAATGACAAAGAACCACTCAATCCAAAAAGAAAAGAAGATTTGCTGAATACATTAAAATCCATGTACGAAATTCAGCCTAAAATATTCAGCAACCTGAGTATAGACCAGAAAAAGACATTTATTGCGCTTATTAATGCTTTACTGGTTTCTGATCAGCGGGGTAGCCTGCTGCACCTGCTGGAAAATATCGTTGACCTGGAAGAGGAAGAAAGAACTGAGCTTACTGCCTTATTACTGCTTAAGCAGTAATTGTTTTTTAAGGCCTGGCAATTTTGCTGATTTCCTTTTTGCTCAGGATATGAATACTAAAAGCTTCTTTTTTGAGCGGGTGATCATTCTTATCTGTAGCCACATTGTTAATTGCTTTGGCTACTTCTATTCCCGATACTATTTCTCCAAATACTGTGTAATCCTGATCAAGGCGCGGGATACCACCTATAGTTTTATAAGTTTCCCTTTGCAAAGCAGAAAACTTTATGCCTTTTTTTAGTTCCAGTTCATCCAGTTGCGCATCAGTCTGTATTTTCCCTTCTACCAGGTAAATCTGATCGAGATAGGAACTCTTTTCAGGATTATCATTTCTGCCAGCGCCCAAAGCTCCTTTTTTATGGAATAGTTCTGGTCTTATTTCTGCTTCCAGCCGCTGAACAGGAGCTTGTAGATTGAGTTTTTCTCTATCCAGTATCGTCTCATCCAGTTCACCGCCCTGACTTACAAAATTTCGGATAACCCTGTTAAATTCCTGATCTTTAAAAAGTCCTTTTTTAGCCAGGTTGATGAAGTTATCCCGGTGATGCGGAGTGGCATCATAAAGCATGATCAGGATATTGCCTTTGGAAGTAGTAAGGCGCACATAATTGGTTTGTGCCTGAACTGTGCAAATCAGGAAAGATAAAATGATAGTCAGGATTGATATTTTCATGAATATAATTTTAAGTAAATTGAAGTGTCCGCTTAACATATAAATGTATAACCAGCATAATCATCCCGATCATAATGGAAACATCTGCAAGATTGAAAATGCCGGTCTTCAGTATATAAAAATCTATATGCAGAAAATCCGTTACCGAACCATACAGGAGTCTGTCATATAAATTTCCTAAACCTCCGCCAATTACAAAACAGACACCCAGCACCAGTAAGTTATTCAGCTGACTGTTTTTAAGCAGATAATAGATTCCATAACAAAGCGCAAGCAACGGGATCAAGGACAAAAATATAAACTTTGCAGAGTCTGTCATGGAGTCTCCGGTACTTAAAAAAGCACCTGAGTTTTCAACTTTGGTTAATATGAAATGATTTCCAATCACATTGATTGTTTCATGGTACGCTATGTTTTGACGGGCTGCATTTTTAGAAAGCTGATCGCATCCTGCATTAGCCAGTACAATGAGTAAAATAGATATATTTCTTAAGATAAGTTTCATCCGGAAATTGATTTTCGGCATAAACTTAATCCGTTTAGTTTGTAATCTCAAATTTAAAAGATTTCTGATGCGCTAAGACTGATTATATAATAGCAGTCAAAACAGAAGTCCAATCTTATTGTTATATCCCGCATAAATCAAATTATAACGTTCATGGAAAAGAAGAAAGAATCCTTTTTTGAAAAAATAGCGACAAAGATTACTTGCTGGACAGGGAGCTCAGCCGCATTCGGTATTGCTTTGGCTATTGTGATTATATGGGGAATCAGCGGGCCGGTCTTTAAATATTCTGATACCTGGCAGCTGGTCATTAATACCGGAACTACTATTATCACCTTTATGATGGTCTTTTTAATCCAGAAATCTCAGAATAAAGATTCCAAAGCTATCCAGTTAAAATTAAATGAATTGATTGCTGCCAGCAGGCATGCGAGCAACAGAATGGTTGACATTGAAGATCTGACCGAGCAGGAGCTGGATGTACTGCATAAGTATTACCAGAAGCTGTCTGATATTTCTGAAGAAGATGATGATATCCATAAGTCTCACTCTATAGACGCAGCAAATAACCTGCAAAAAGAGAAAATTGAGGATCGGAAAAAACATCACAACGGTTAGCACTATAAAAATAAACACTATAAAAAAGCCTGAACAGCAAATTTGCTGTTCAGGCTTTTTTATAGTCAATGCTTAACATCTTACTCTGCTGCAGCTTCTTCGTTTACATAAGCAGTTGCAATCTCAGTTAAGGCCACATCAGTCGCTTTTTCATTGTCAAGTGTCTGCTGCAACAGGCTGGCCACATCAGTATGTCCCATGTTTTGTGCAAATACAGCCAGTGTGCCATAAGTCGCGATTTCATAATGCTCCACTTTCTGCGCGGCCAGGATCAAACCTGCATCTCTTGTTAGTGTACCTTTATCTGTATCAGCAATGATAGAATCAGCTTCTTCCAATAAACCAGCCATTGCATCACACTTTTTAGCTGCCGGTTTTGTATCCAGTAAGGCAAATACCTCTTCCAGTGTAGCAATGTGTGTTTGAGTTTCCTGTGTATGTTTCTCAAAAGCTGCTGCAAGCTCCGGACTTGTTGCTGCTTTCTTCATTTTTGGAAGTGCTTTAACCAGGTGTTTCTCTGCCCAGTAAATATCTTTCAATTCATCTACAAAGAATTCATGGAATTCAGAATCCTTCATTTTACCTGTTTGACCAGTCGTCTTTTTTGAACTCGCTTTTGTAGCTGTGCTAGTTTTTTTTGTTGTAGTTGCCATGTGCTATTGATTTTGAGTAGCCATAACCGCTCATCTATAGAAAGGTTTACATTATTTTATTATTTTGCTGGAAACAACTGTGCGGCCATTTTCTGATCGTGGCCATAAATGTCCTCCCTGAAATTAATCAGCCCGTTTTTATCTACCCAGCTGGTAAAATAAGCAATGATTACAGGTACAGGAGTTTTCATGGTTACCCACACCTCTTTTTTGGAATTCATTGCCTTGTCAATTTTTTCGGATGTCCATTCTGGTCTGTCCGTCAGTAAATATTCAGCTAATGTTTTTGGCTTTGCTAAACGGATACAACCATGGCTAAATGCACGCTTGTCTTCCGAAAACAAAGATTTTGCCGGTGTATCGTGCAGATAGATATTATAACTGTTTGGAAATAAGAATTTGACACGGCCCAGAGAATTGGTGTTCCCTGGTTTTTGACGGATGAGCGGCAGACCATCACTAAAACCATACTGTTCCATATTTTTTTGAGCCAGGTAATTCCGGTTTTTACGCATGGCAGGTTGAACTTCTGCACGCACAATACTTGGGGGAATATTCCAATACGGGCTAAAAACGATGTTTTTTAAGGTATTGCTGAAAATAACGGTCTTGTTCGCTGCTTTTCCAACTACAATACCCATGTTCAGCACTTCTTTTTTTGCTTCAAATACATGTAACTTATATTCAGGGATATTCACTAAAATCAGCTTACCATCAGGCATCAGCGGTGACCATCTGATTCTTTCGAGGTTGATCAGCATCTGCTGGATACGGGATTCAACGGTTGCATTTAAAGCTGCCAGTAATAAACGATCTGGTTTCCCGGTTGGTCTGTGTCCAAATTGCAATTGTGCTTTTTTAATTGCTGTAGTTACCTCAGCGGTATAAACTGCAGTTGAATCTTTAGCATCCAGATCTCCAAAATCAATCAGCCGCTGTTTGAATTGTAAAACTACAGCGCCTGAATCACCTTCTTTTATTGGTTTAAGCGCAGCAACATCAAGTTGCGGCCAGCTACCTCTTTTTTGAATACTATACCAGCGGATCAGCTCTTTGTTCAGTGTTTTATAATAATTATTTACAGGTTCCCATTCCGCTACGCCAGCACCTTTTTTAGCTACTAATGAATCCAGCAAAGCAACCGCATTGATTTTTTTCCTGGGAATGTACCATTGCAATGCTGCAGGGTCTACTTTTCCGGCATAGGTATTCATTACAAAATTGAAGAAGTGCTGGGTCAGCTCCAATTCCAGCTTAACCAAAGCCGGGCTCACTGCAATAATAGTGGTGTCTTTAGTCATCAATCCACTAAGCTGATTGCGTAACAACAGCTCGTTTTTAGCACTATCTCTGGAAGTGGAATCATAGCTTTTATCCAGTGCATAGAATACCCTGGTATGTTCTGCCAGTCCTTTTTCTGTTAACCAGGCGAACTGAAAGTTCCGGCTATTGTAAAAATTCCTCAGCCTTAATGCTGAACTATCTTCTAATTTTGCCCCAATGATATATTTTTCCAGTTCCATACTATCAATTAATAGTTTGGTCACTGCATTTTTAGGTGTAATGGTCACATCTCTGGCTATTTTCTTCCCCTCTTTTCGCTGACACTGTATAAAAAATAAAGAAGTCAGGATGACCAGTAATAAAGCAGAGAACTTTACTATTGGAAAATTGGAGCGTAACTTTAGTTTCATAGCTATGAATATAAGTAAAACGATGGAAATTAAATTATTGCGGATCAGGGGTTAGAAAGAACTCATCAACTTTGTGGTTAAATTCATCTTTATGCTCGATCAAAGTAGCATGACCTGATTTAGGAACAATCCACAACTGGCCTTCGGGAATATTTTTCGCAATCAAAACCGTATGTTCCGTATGAATTAAATCATGGTCACCACCAATAATAAGCGCGGGGCATTTGATCTGTTTTAATGCTGTTAAAGGGATGTTGGGCTGATTCCAGTCGAGTAAAAATATCTTCCAGTCATTCTTTTCCTTTGCAGTGGCAAAAGCTTTGTCTTTACCTGACAAGAAAGTTTCCTGTTCAGATTTCCAGAATTCTGGTTTCAAAGCTGTGGAATCAGGCCATAAATTAGCTCCTGTAGAAGCGAGTTTAATGACTTTATCCGGGTGACGCATCGCCAGCAGTAAAGCATTGATCCCGC from Pedobacter sp. WC2423 carries:
- a CDS encoding histidine decarboxylase; amino-acid sequence: MEQHNLSAENAGRLKDLLEKLTADSELMLGYPVSKDFDYSELAKFLNFPINNLGDPFVASTYTIGTREMEKEVLEFFALLFRAPVNNWWGYVTNGGSEGNLYGLYLAREIHPKGMVYFSQATHYSVQKNLHLLNMPNIVIRTQASGEIDYEDLRDTIKMNRHMPVIIFANIGTTMTEARDDVSKIRSILQDLAIQHYYIHADGALSGSYSAFIEPRPAFDFSDGADSIAISGHKFIGSPIPCGVVVVKKNNRDRIARSVSYTGSMDTTITGSRNGHTPLFLWYMIKSLGLEGFKKRALHSLEVAAYAEMRLKEIGINAWRNPDSITVNLPEPAAKIRIKWQLALENGWCHIICMPNVTKHQVDQLIGEIAETNVMLSVS
- a CDS encoding response regulator transcription factor; this translates as MMKQIHVVEDDQDIRQIIEFILEDEGYKVRLFPDISSFHAAMKDGIPDLYLLDVMLPDGNGLELCKEIRTSQQTKDVPIIVMSAHASADTVFQQCNADDFISKPFDLNDILFRIKKQITLH
- a CDS encoding AcvB/VirJ family lysyl-phosphatidylglycerol hydrolase; the encoded protein is MKIITILGSCLLFTAFSLMKVNAQPARELSEFPLHAHFVRSSKPMLVFLTGDGGWNNFSESTVKELVRNGYPTLVLDTRKYFWTQKTPDQFAKDMQVILSSYLKTWNKASFSMIGYSFGADVAAFVPSRLPSQLAEKQNSLVLLSPGFSTGYVVKLKNLLNFGSTDKEKYKVNPELLKSVIPVWCIFGKEEESEFYKALKPTDKIHKVTIPGSHRFDDDIPQVIRAIIKGL
- a CDS encoding chorismate mutase; the protein is MKLYSRILFLSGAFLLSHSMLFAQQTPAKAPDSSLNTLQINRKKIDSLDKKLMQLIGERERAVKAIGVYKAKNNMPALQAGRFKQVLEKSVIAGEKEGLSATFITEMMNAIHKESLRIEDEIKLNFHGK
- a CDS encoding ATP-binding protein, which codes for MANNVNITSSGIQKVLRNYNEKQALAEYIWNGFDANAYTVEINYTANELGFMDHLEIYDNGYGINFKNLKFKFDPFYESEKALQLAVNRNRSAMHGKNGVGRLTFFKFANDAEWQTTFLHNNVLKSGRIMIGVSTLNNYQANLLDIPLSEKTGTRVLFSNIKILRENMEQEIISFLKAEFCWFLELNKKRNYAILINGVPLDYSDNIQYYEEDILLKDERTQTLFKLKFVQWKESLHKELSKVYYINERGEEKFKEYTTLNKKADEYFHSVYIESEFFTDFDFSGTEFDTQVKLYNRSKSSPEYKLLSKRVNELLRAKRKFFLKEYSSKLLQRFENEGVLSLNDKEPLNPKRKEDLLNTLKSMYEIQPKIFSNLSIDQKKTFIALINALLVSDQRGSLLHLLENIVDLEEEERTELTALLLLKQ
- a CDS encoding peptidylprolyl isomerase encodes the protein MKISILTIILSFLICTVQAQTNYVRLTTSKGNILIMLYDATPHHRDNFINLAKKGLFKDQEFNRVIRNFVSQGGELDETILDREKLNLQAPVQRLEAEIRPELFHKKGALGAGRNDNPEKSSYLDQIYLVEGKIQTDAQLDELELKKGIKFSALQRETYKTIGGIPRLDQDYTVFGEIVSGIEVAKAINNVATDKNDHPLKKEAFSIHILSKKEISKIARP
- the lspA gene encoding signal peptidase II; this translates as MKLILRNISILLIVLANAGCDQLSKNAARQNIAYHETINVIGNHFILTKVENSGAFLSTGDSMTDSAKFIFLSLIPLLALCYGIYYLLKNSQLNNLLVLGVCFVIGGGLGNLYDRLLYGSVTDFLHIDFYILKTGIFNLADVSIMIGMIMLVIHLYVKRTLQFT
- a CDS encoding low affinity iron permease family protein, producing the protein MEKKKESFFEKIATKITCWTGSSAAFGIALAIVIIWGISGPVFKYSDTWQLVINTGTTIITFMMVFLIQKSQNKDSKAIQLKLNELIAASRHASNRMVDIEDLTEQELDVLHKYYQKLSDISEEDDDIHKSHSIDAANNLQKEKIEDRKKHHNG
- a CDS encoding ferritin-like domain-containing protein, coding for MATTTKKTSTATKASSKKTTGQTGKMKDSEFHEFFVDELKDIYWAEKHLVKALPKMKKAATSPELAAAFEKHTQETQTHIATLEEVFALLDTKPAAKKCDAMAGLLEEADSIIADTDKGTLTRDAGLILAAQKVEHYEIATYGTLAVFAQNMGHTDVASLLQQTLDNEKATDVALTEIATAYVNEEAAAE
- a CDS encoding murein L,D-transpeptidase gives rise to the protein MKLKLRSNFPIVKFSALLLVILTSLFFIQCQRKEGKKIARDVTITPKNAVTKLLIDSMELEKYIIGAKLEDSSALRLRNFYNSRNFQFAWLTEKGLAEHTRVFYALDKSYDSTSRDSAKNELLLRNQLSGLMTKDTTIIAVSPALVKLELELTQHFFNFVMNTYAGKVDPAALQWYIPRKKINAVALLDSLVAKKGAGVAEWEPVNNYYKTLNKELIRWYSIQKRGSWPQLDVAALKPIKEGDSGAVVLQFKQRLIDFGDLDAKDSTAVYTAEVTTAIKKAQLQFGHRPTGKPDRLLLAALNATVESRIQQMLINLERIRWSPLMPDGKLILVNIPEYKLHVFEAKKEVLNMGIVVGKAANKTVIFSNTLKNIVFSPYWNIPPSIVRAEVQPAMRKNRNYLAQKNMEQYGFSDGLPLIRQKPGNTNSLGRVKFLFPNSYNIYLHDTPAKSLFSEDKRAFSHGCIRLAKPKTLAEYLLTDRPEWTSEKIDKAMNSKKEVWVTMKTPVPVIIAYFTSWVDKNGLINFREDIYGHDQKMAAQLFPAK
- a CDS encoding alpha/beta fold hydrolase, which encodes MRIKDIIICAACVLTLLINACQSQVINYGSNQKTGKYFNIRGFKMYYEIYGSGKPLLMIHGNGGNISSFAGNIPYFSKKYQVIVADSRAHGKSEDLQDSLSFEMMADDYAALLDSIHVKSAYVIGWSDGGINALLLAMRHPDKVIKLASTGANLWPDSTALKPEFWKSEQETFLSGKDKAFATAKEKNDWKIFLLDWNQPNIPLTALKQIKCPALIIGGDHDLIHTEHTVLIAKNIPEGQLWIVPKSGHATLIEHKDEFNHKVDEFFLTPDPQ